The Pyrus communis chromosome 14, drPyrComm1.1, whole genome shotgun sequence sequence TTATCGTTTATTATGACAGAACTGTATTGGTAGATTTGTGCGCTTGGCGACTGTGTGGTTGAGCTTGTGCGTGTCTATTAGGGGTTTAATGTTATTGGTCACTGGAATTATGTAACCAATGACACTGTAATTGTTTGGAGTTGATTAATGAAAGTATATGCTATTGtttcttgttaaaaaaaaaaaaaaaaaaaaaaaaaagataaacaaataaatatagtACAAGACGAAAATAATCCTAAAATTGACAAAACTAAATGGCAGAAAAACATTAGCAAGAACTAGAAGGCTTATAATTCAAGGAAATTGCTAAATTACATTTGTGTTGCTTTCAAGTTCACCAATAATTTTCATGCCCTCAGCCACTTTGATCGAGGCAGGCCTAGCTGAAATTTCTTCCCACCATGCTTTCACGTAAGGACGATCGTTGACCAACGAAGACCAAGGAGTCTTCATGAAATAAAAAGTGTAGGGGAAGTGACGAAGGTCAGCTAGGCTGTAGAACTCACCAGCAAGGTACTTGTTTGTTGCTGCTCAGCCTTCTCTCATACACGTCGAGCACCTTCTCTAGCTTCTCTAAACTCCCGTTGATGAGTGCTTGATCCGGTTTACTTCCCAGCGTAGGCTTCCCAAAGAACTCAAAGGACAGATTGCAGGGTGGTAATGTTGGGATTCCACTTCAGTCCATACCTTGACGAATGCagcttcttttgagttttcgtACGTAATGAGATCGTATCCTGTTTCCTTGAATTTTTCCGCTACATATCCTGTAATTGCCCTTGCATGATTCTGGTGTTACAAAAGAAAGccaattaaaatatataagttTTGTCAAATTAGTGAATATCCAATGCAGGATTTGAGAGGCTTACCAAAAAGTGTGATGTCACCATCTTCAAACGCTGGAATCTGGCCAAAGGGCAACATTTGATGGGGAGAGAGATATCATAAAAAAATTGCTACACCCAAAGCAATTAGCTTCTACATACAAAATTGAAGATTTCCATTATGTTTGTacgaagaaatttaagattactaaagaacattaaaatgacagaaattgaaatgacaagattttattttctagaatttgtgaattttcttatttgattaaCCTAAAAGAATAATGGAAATGAAtacgaaatttgttattttcaaaccctcaatcatagaaattgggaaataacacctatttacatgaaatttaaacttgggaattggaggtcccaaattttaagtttttttccaTCTAGAAAGTCTATATTTCTATGTTTctgaatccaaacaagggagTTGGTGTAtgcaatttataaattctgacttttatccaattttcaagtttatttcTCTCATCCAAATGCAATGTTAAGTTTTTGGTAACTTATAGGCGATGAAATTTACGTTCTTGGCAAGAAAGGAGGCTGCTTGTTTTCGAGGCCCAAAATGTCGATGGGGACAAACtcaaaatcaactttttttcatgAAGACATACCTCTACGCGAGCTGTGCAGGGCGACACAGGAAATCCATGCAGCTTCGGCACCATTTCTAGGCCAGTAGAGAGCTAAGTGGGGATCTATAATGTTTTGAGTCTGGCTGAATAGCTTTCATTGATTTCTTGACAAGGAATAATACAGGATTATAACTAGTCTAGGAGTGACTTTACGCAGAAAGTAATAAATGAAAACATGTAATTAGCAGAAGCTATATATACAAATGAACAATTAGAGATTATGTATAAGTCAACAGTTGATTTGCCTAGCTGGGATGCTTGATATCTGGAGGAGATGGTGTTGTCATGGCTGGCGTGGGAGTGATGGATGGAGAGGATGAGACTTCCCTTTTATGAACAAGCTCTATAGTCTATGCTATGGATGTTGAAGATGCTCTTTGTCTTTAAGGCAATAGGACTTACGAATTGGTAAATTTCCGGTTCTAGGTGACTAGAAGGCTCTTCTTGTTACAGTTAGGTTAGTCTTGTCCGACTTCCATGGTTGCCATGTGAATCAGGTTAGCCCACTCCTtcgtttgtgttttaattatattaccacatatttctaacacaaattactggtttggtggatcacAAACTTCAAACACCAAAGGGCATCGATCTTTGTAATGAAAATGGAAGAATAATCTCAAAGGCATACAACAGCAGCAGTAGCAGAGACGTCTTGTCCTCCAATTATTTCGGGGAAACAGAAAATCAAACGAACGTTTGATAACTAAGGTACATGTTATTATTGTAGATATGCCACTCTGTTGAgtaagcagcagcagcaatctTTAGTACTTGTTTCACTTTTGCAGGGCAATGACTTTGTTCCAAGCTGGCCTTGCTGTGATATCCGCTACCCATGCGCTAACATGGGGCCGGGACTCGAACAGCTTCTTCGATCGTGTTCCCATCAAGTAATGTATGGTGGGAAGGTGGTGAAGATCAGCCAAAGTGAAGCTTTCGCCTGCCAAGTACTTCGACTGAGCCAGACGAATCTCATATACATCCAGAATCACAGCCAACTTGGCTTCATATTCCTCCACAACTGCCGCATCTGTAGTCATTTTAAGCATAGGCTTTTTAACTAGCTCAAGGATCAGTTTTGAGGCCGCCGGGTCGAACTTTTGGCCCTCCACCTCACACCCCAATGATATAATTGCCATCTTCTTAGTGTCTCGGATCACTAGCGGGGTTCCCTTGTCAGCATACTCGTGGGCAATGTATTGTGTAATTGCCCTTGATTCTGCACATCAGAAGGTGCACAGCTTAACTTATATGCACAAATTCATATTCATGTACGTTGTGTGTGAATTTGATGTCACGACTACAACTGCGATGCCATATTCCAAGCCAATCAAGAACGGACAAcgtattttaactttttttcacATGAATGTCCTCTACGGGTTTGTGATACCCCGCATCCCAGTTATAGGTAAATTTTCTCGATGTGAATGAACTAAATACAATTTTATCTTATATAAACAAATTCATATATGCTTCAAGTGTGACATTAATTGATTGATTTGGATACCGTCACAACTGCATCCGATTTACAGATAGGTTTATCACGAGTGAGCGAGCTAAACACGGACTTACCAAAGAGCTTAAGATCTCCGTCTTCGAAAGCTGGAACTTGACCAAATGGCTGCATCaaatgaagaaaagaaatgTGAGATTTAGTTTTGTTCTTCATGTTCTTATAGTAATCATATACTTACATTGAGGGAAATGAAGGGCTCCTTTTTGTGTTCACCAGCACCCAAGTCGATTGGAACAAGCTCGAATTCGATGTCTTTCTCGTAGAGAGTAGCAAAAACTCGCATTGCAGCGGTTGAGATAACGCTTCCGTGGACCTTGATGGCAGCCATGACTCTGGAGGAAGTGAAAAAGTAAGAAGTTTGAGCAACTGAGAAACAGATGTGTTGTGATTTGGATCCGGATACGGCCTAGTATTTATAAGCCAATGACTATCGAGGAGAAGGACCACCTGCTTCTGAAAAAGTAGCTTTTGGCGCAAGCACATACGTATTTTGGGTTcaagaataatatttttttttatttgttattgggtttaatttagagaattttaacgaaaagttcatattactgtttattttaacgaaaaatcatatttttacactaaaatgtcaatcttggtactattcactttaccctttattttgtccttatcgttaaaactcaaagttttcaaatcattttcattagttttatttttaatttattcaattagaTGAAGTGTGAAATTTGGTTACATCATGTGAGAGAGaacactgtttattaaaatgACGAATCTGCGCTTCAATTTTcagctttcttttctttgttgcacAGTTAAATTATGTGTATGTCCCTCTTTTGTTTGTGTTGttcagcattcccattctttttcCGTCCTTTTCGATCTCTATCTGAAAAAGAAGGAATGCGAATAAAAAAACGTCAAAACGACAAAAGGTGAAAAAAAGGTAGAAGAAAGGTCAAAGGGTGAAAAAATGAACGGGAAAGGTTTCTGGTgcggaaaaaggaaaagaaaaaataattaaaaaaagaaaaaagaaaagaaaagttggaGGAAAGGTTTCTGGtgtggaaaaaagaaaagaaaaaaataatgaaaaaaataataaaaaataaataaaagtttggAGGAAGAGAcgttttgatataggcgcctcgttttttaattttttagactaaacatacgctccttttgaaaatttaatcaaacattttcataatttcaagttttcacataagtttaattttgtttagaattttagtttttcacgaCTTTTTCTGGACTtttcgtttttttcttttcttttcctcttatccctatatatatatatatgcatttattatccatctctatgcatttttttattgtttgttataattttacttttttttttgtgaatatagtagaatatttataaaaaaaatttgtcgaATTTCATTATTTAGAAGACCCAACAGATAATGAAgatttgttttattatatagCTACGTATAGTTACCTATAATATGAacacatttagttttataatggatttgattttttgtatttctcagTACATTTggaatataaatgtaccaaaagggttatTTGATAGAGgc is a genomic window containing:
- the LOC137715875 gene encoding glutathione S-transferase-like isoform X1 codes for the protein MAAIKVHGSVISTAAMRVFATLYEKDIEFELVPIDLGAGEHKKEPFISLNPFGQVPAFEDGDLKLFESRAITQYIAHEYADKGTPLVIRDTKKMAIISLGCEVEGQKFDPAASKLILELVKKPMLKMTTDAAVVEEYEAKLAVILDVYEIRLAQSKYLAGESFTLADLHHLPTIHYLMGTRSKKLFESRPHVSAWVADITARPAWNKVIALQK